GCTTCAAATAATATTTCTAATTGTATTTTGTATTTCAGGCTATTCACAAAAGTCTGAAATGAGTAATGCTTTTAAAAATAAAGAATTTGAAAAAGTTATTAAATTAGGAAAACAAATAGTTGAATCTGAACCAAATGATTTTGATGGACTTTTAGGAATTGGAAAAGCATATAATATTTTAAATGAATTTAAGAATGCTATTCCGTATTTAGAAAAGGCAGTTAATTGTTCCGAAAATGATTGGCAATTTGCTTGGTCGAATATTGAGTTAATGGAATCTAATTTTGCCATTGGAAATATAGAAAAAGCTAAAGAATTCTATAAAAAATCGTTAGAATATAAAGGAACGAAAAACTCAAATAAGAAGTTAAAAGGTTTAGCTTTATTGTTTGGATTTGACAAAGTTTACGAAAATTGGAAAACATTAGAAACTGATAATATTACTTTTCATTTTCAAAATGGAACATCAATCATTGACAAAGAAAATTACATTAAAGAAAGAGAAAATGCTTTTCTAAATATTAATATTCTTTTCTCTTCATATTTACCTAAAAAAATTGATTTTTTTGTTTGGAAATCAAACGAGGAAGCCGTTAAAACTTTAAACAAATCTTTAGGTTTTACAAATCCAAAATATTGTATTTCTCATAATAGAGATAACCAAACTAAAGGACACGAAATAGCTCACAACATTTCCTTTTGGATAGAAAAAACAAACATCAGAAACAGATTAATTAATGAAGGAATTGGAGTTTATTTTGACCAAACAGGAACGGATAGGTTAAAAAAGGCTAAAAAAGTACTTGAAAATAAAAGAATAGATATTAAGGAACTTTGGATAAATGGAAATAATTATTCCGAAAAAATATTTTATCCTGTTGCTGGAGCATTTGTAGAAAATCTAGTTTTGATTAATCAGAAAAAATTTATTGAATTATGCAAAAATCAAACTTACGAGAATGCTGAATTAATTTATGGCAAAGAATTGAAAGAAATAATATCTGAATTTAATAAAAAACTGAACAAATAACTGTTTACAACAACGTGTATAATTAATGGCTAGTTCTCGCCTACTTACGAAAATCCTTACAGATTTTCTAATCGGTTTTTATTTGCTAAATTAGTTGCTTAAACCACGGGTAACCATTAAAAAAATGAACAGAACCTTAATCATATTATTTCTTTTAATTTACAACTTCTCGTTTGGACAAAAACCGAATGTAACAAGTAAACAATTATCTCAACAGGAAATTGATGCTATTTTTACAGAGCGTATTAAAAAACAATTAAAAATAGAGCATTCAATTTACAGAGTATACGAGTATACTGACAAAATTGGAAAATACTTTATGGTAATGACTCAAAATAAAATTGAGTGCCAACAACGCGAAAAATGTTTTAATTCTATAAAAGTTTTTTGTTATTTATTTAAAAATAACAATTATAAAATTCAATGGAAAATAAACGATTTCATTGTTCCAAATTCAAACGAATATTCCATTTCTCATTGGACGAAATATTTTAGTATAAATGACTATGACAAAGATGGTATTGCAGACCCAATAATCATTTATGGAACTTTCGGAATGAACGATACAGGAGATGGAAGAATAAAAATAATAATATATTACAAGAACAATAAAGTAGCCATAAGACATCAGAATGGGGTACTTGATGGAGAAAGACACACGCAAGTAGATAAAGAATTTTACCAATTACCAATTGATATTCAAACAAATGTAAAAACAATCATTAAAAACATACATATAAATGGTCACGGAATTTTTCCATACAACTGGGAAAAGGCTATGAAAAACAAAGAATTGGAAATTGATGATAATTAAAAACAATCATAAACACGGTGTATCTTTTACTCCTTCTGCCCTCAATCCTAAAATAAAATATTGAAACGCAAAAAACTCATTGAATAACAATGATTTTAGTACTATTTTTGCGCCCATGGAAAACCAAAAACAAGTAACTAAAAAATTACAGCGTGGCGTTGCAGAAGCTATTCAGCAATTTACAATGATTGCCGAGGGAGATAAAATTATGGTTTGTCTTTCTGGCGGAAAAGACAGTTATGCCATGTTAAACATGTTATTGTATTTCCAAAAGGTAGCGCCTATTTCTTTTGAAATTGTTGCGGTAAATTTAGATCAAAAACAACCTGGTTTTCCGGTAGAAGTACTCCCCACCTATTTACAGAATTTAGGTGTAGCTTATAAAATTATAGAAAAGAATACCTATAAAATTGTCATGGACAAAACGCCAGAAGGTAAAACAACCTGTAGTTTATGTTCTCGTTTGCGTAGAGGAACTTTATATGAAGCCGCTAAAGATTTAGGTTGTAATAAACTGGCTTTAGGTCACCATAGAAATGATATTATAGAAACCTTTTTCTTAAACTTTTTCTTTGCGGGGAAAATGGAAACCATGCCGCCTAAGTTTAAAAACGATGCAGGAGATTTAATTGTACTAAGACCTTTGGCTTTTTGTAAAGAAAGTGATATTGAAGCGTATGCCGACTTTATGGACTTCCCTATTATACCTTGTAACTTGTGTGGTTCTCAAGAAAACTTACAACGTAAAAAGGTAAAACAAATGATTACTGATTGGGAAACCGAATTCCCAAATAGAAATGCCATTATGATGAATGCTTTACAAAACGTATTTCCTTCTCACCTTTTAGATCAAAAATTGTATGATTTTGAGAATTTAGAATCTAAAATACCCGAAACTTCTTTGTTAGAATAACTTAAAAAAAGCAGCAACACGCTAACTTTCAACAAGTAATCATTTTTTACAGTTTAGCTCAAATTATAATTTTAAGTTAAAATAATAAAAATGTTTTTCTATTACTAACCGATTGTTTAGTTTTGTGGTGTAGTTAAAAATAATGGCAAGAAAAAAAGAATATAACGAAAGCGAAGTAGTAGAAAAAGCAATGAAGCTTTTTTGGAGAAAAGGTTATGAAACCACTTCTATGCAAATGCTAGAAAAAGAAATGGGGATTAACAAATTTTCTATTTACGCTAGTTTTGGCAATAAGCACGGTCTTTTTCTTGAAAGTTTAAAATGCTACAAAAGCAAAGTAAGTGTAATTTTAGAGAAATTTAAAAATGCATCCAACGGAGTTGAAGACATTAAACAGTTTTTCTATGACTCTGTAAACGAAAACTTTAAAGAAGATAACCAAAAAGGCTGCTTTGTAACCAATACCTATAATGAATTTTCTGAAAGCGAAGATTTATTGATCAAACAAGAAATGAATGCTTTTATGAATAACTTAAAAACATTGTTTATTGAAAAATTAAAAATGGACGGAACAAGAAACGCCGACACCATACAAAAACAAGCCAATTTTTTACTCTTGGCAAAACATGGTTTGGCTGCTGCAGCTAGAGTAAATACAAAACAAGAAATTGAAGATTATATAGAAATGACTTTTAAAAACATATAAACATTTTTTTTACTCGATAACTAAACGATTGTTTAGTTAAAATTAACATAAATAATAAATTAAAAATAGAAATTATGACTACATTAAAAATTAACAACATAGAAACAGCACCAGAAGAAAGCAAAGCATTATTAGAAGGTTCTCAAAAAGCATACGGAATGATTCCTGGTTTACATGGTGTTTTATCTACATCTCCTCAGGCTTTTGAAGCATACCAAACATTACACGATTTATTTACAAAAACAGCTTTTAATGCAGACGAATTAACGGTAGTTTGGCAAACAATAAACGTAGAACACGCTTGTCATTATTGTGTACCTGCACACACAGGAATTGCAAAAATGATGAAAGTAGATGATGCTATTATAGAAGCATTACGTAACGAAACTCCTTTAGAAAGTGCAAAATTAGAAGCTTTACGTACCTTTACATTAATCATTACACGTAACAGAGGTCATGTATCTCAAGAAGATTTAAATACATTTTATGCTGCTGGTTATACAGAAAGAAGTGTTTTAGATATCATCTTAGGATTATCTCAAAAAGTAATTAGTAATTACACAAATCATATTGCAAATACGCCAGTAGATGCAGCTTTTCAACCATTTGCTTGGGAGAAAAAATAATTCATAAAATAACATTATTATAACTACAAATCTTCCGAATAAAACGGAGATTTGTAGTTATTCATATTAAAAAAAATCTCATTATGATAAAAGTATCCGTAATGTACCCAAACAGTAAAGATGTACAGTTTGATGTAGATTATTATAAAAACAGTCACTTACCAATGATTTCTAAAGCAGTTGGTACTGCCTTAAAAGGTTTAGAGTTAGATTTAGGCATTGCGAGTAGAGTTCCTGGAGAACCGGCTCCTTATGTAGCAATTGCACATTTATTATTTGATGATGTTGCTGCTTTTCAGGCTTCATTTGGTCCGCATGCAAAAGTATTTGCAGACGATGTAAAAAATTACAGTAATGTACAAGGAGAACTTCAAATTAGTGAATTGATAA
The nucleotide sequence above comes from Polaribacter butkevichii. Encoded proteins:
- a CDS encoding tetratricopeptide repeat protein, with protein sequence MSNAFKNKEFEKVIKLGKQIVESEPNDFDGLLGIGKAYNILNEFKNAIPYLEKAVNCSENDWQFAWSNIELMESNFAIGNIEKAKEFYKKSLEYKGTKNSNKKLKGLALLFGFDKVYENWKTLETDNITFHFQNGTSIIDKENYIKERENAFLNINILFSSYLPKKIDFFVWKSNEEAVKTLNKSLGFTNPKYCISHNRDNQTKGHEIAHNISFWIEKTNIRNRLINEGIGVYFDQTGTDRLKKAKKVLENKRIDIKELWINGNNYSEKIFYPVAGAFVENLVLINQKKFIELCKNQTYENAELIYGKELKEIISEFNKKLNK
- a CDS encoding M949_RS01915 family surface polysaccharide biosynthesis protein; protein product: MNRTLIILFLLIYNFSFGQKPNVTSKQLSQQEIDAIFTERIKKQLKIEHSIYRVYEYTDKIGKYFMVMTQNKIECQQREKCFNSIKVFCYLFKNNNYKIQWKINDFIVPNSNEYSISHWTKYFSINDYDKDGIADPIIIYGTFGMNDTGDGRIKIIIYYKNNKVAIRHQNGVLDGERHTQVDKEFYQLPIDIQTNVKTIIKNIHINGHGIFPYNWEKAMKNKELEIDDN
- the ttcA gene encoding tRNA 2-thiocytidine(32) synthetase TtcA → MENQKQVTKKLQRGVAEAIQQFTMIAEGDKIMVCLSGGKDSYAMLNMLLYFQKVAPISFEIVAVNLDQKQPGFPVEVLPTYLQNLGVAYKIIEKNTYKIVMDKTPEGKTTCSLCSRLRRGTLYEAAKDLGCNKLALGHHRNDIIETFFLNFFFAGKMETMPPKFKNDAGDLIVLRPLAFCKESDIEAYADFMDFPIIPCNLCGSQENLQRKKVKQMITDWETEFPNRNAIMMNALQNVFPSHLLDQKLYDFENLESKIPETSLLE
- a CDS encoding TetR/AcrR family transcriptional regulator, which encodes MARKKEYNESEVVEKAMKLFWRKGYETTSMQMLEKEMGINKFSIYASFGNKHGLFLESLKCYKSKVSVILEKFKNASNGVEDIKQFFYDSVNENFKEDNQKGCFVTNTYNEFSESEDLLIKQEMNAFMNNLKTLFIEKLKMDGTRNADTIQKQANFLLLAKHGLAAAARVNTKQEIEDYIEMTFKNI
- a CDS encoding carboxymuconolactone decarboxylase family protein encodes the protein MTTLKINNIETAPEESKALLEGSQKAYGMIPGLHGVLSTSPQAFEAYQTLHDLFTKTAFNADELTVVWQTINVEHACHYCVPAHTGIAKMMKVDDAIIEALRNETPLESAKLEALRTFTLIITRNRGHVSQEDLNTFYAAGYTERSVLDIILGLSQKVISNYTNHIANTPVDAAFQPFAWEKK
- a CDS encoding EthD family reductase, with protein sequence MIKVSVMYPNSKDVQFDVDYYKNSHLPMISKAVGTALKGLELDLGIASRVPGEPAPYVAIAHLLFDDVAAFQASFGPHAKVFADDVKNYSNVQGELQISELITF